TGTATGTATTCATAGCATAACATCGCCCTAGCGAGGTTAAATCCATCACGCATGATACAAAATTATATAGCTGACTGTTGAACTTAGATGCGTAGTTCTTTGGTACCAGATTCCAATTAGAGGAAGACAGATATTAGAGGAGCTATGCACTTACAATTCCAACAATATGGACAGTTGATTACAACTAGAATATCACAACGAATGACCTTCTGCATGATTGAAAATGATGCTGCCTAATCAATACCAGTAACTAACATGCTGCATGACTTCAGCCCAGTCAGCCAGAGACCAAAGGACATAAGCCAACGACACGAGTACGTTACTTGCTTGTTGAACAAATTCCAAACCGGCGAATAACCGACACACAAAATACCTTGACTCCACTGAGCTAACTCGGCTATCGTTCCAGGGGAATCCATAAGGCTGATGGATGGACTAAAGATAATCATGACATGACGATATCCTGGAACGTCTGCGCGGTTGATGTCATCGGCTCGGCCGTGGACCCATATCTTCATTTCATATTCATATACAGTTATACACCCACCACACAACCACCAAAACGTTTGCCATTGATTTACCTTGAATTTTCTAAATAAACAGATTTTTTGAATGGATCCCGATTCAGATTCCACGCGCGATACGCAGCAACCCCCGGAAATGACATCCAGGATGCAGCAGGCAGAGGGACAAGGGCGGGACGGGACTCGGGCAACGGGGTCTAGCACCAACACTGCAGATATGTACTCGACGACAACAAGTTCCCTCGCTGATCTGGGGAATCACATCAGCAACATGGCTGGGACGACCATGGCCGAAATCAGAAATAAAGCTAGTGCGGTTTCAGCCAAGGATGTTGTTCGGGAGGTTCGGGATACGGCGTACTCGATCACGATGGGGAATAAACAGGCGGAGGAGAGTACGGGTACGGGGGTGGAAGGTTTGTTCGCTTAGTTTTTAATTGATAAAGTGGATCATGGGCTGATACGAGACAGACTGCGATCCTCAAGAAGCTCGCAGGATTGATGAGCTGCCCAAGGAGCGAATCGTCGAGTTCCTGCAGGAAAGGCACAAGAGCAATGCGGTGCATCCTTCGAAGCAGCAATGACATTGCGGGGGCCTCATCTGAGTAAATCGATGTACATACATTCAATTGACGATCCGCCTAGCTACGATACCAATGGCAAGCAGTATCGCGAATTGCGAAATAACCACTGAACCGACCGAAGAGCGACAGACTAGACATCATATCACACGCTAAAGCACCGCCCGGAAACCTTTATCCAGGCTGCGATCCAACCCCAAGAACTCGGCGACTTGGCCCAGATGGTCAATCCCCCAGAACCCTTCTGTCTCACCCTTGGGGTTGGTGCACTCGAACCAGGGAAGCCCAAAGGCACCGGACTTGAATGCGCGATCGGTGTTAGCCAACAAGAGCGATTTGGCCTCGTATTGGCTCATCTGTTACCGACGGTCAGTAAAGCCAGCAAACGAAACGCGGTAACAACAATCAACACACAGCCTTGAGGATCTGCTCTGTGCTATCCTTGCCGAGCACTTTCTCCAGGACGGGGCCGAATCCCTCAGGTTGTCCGATCTGGCCATTCCCTTCGACCCAGTAGGACTGAAAGAGCGCCTCGACAGCTGGGACAAAGCGTTCCGGCGCCTTTTTCGAGATGGCGCACAGAGCACGCTGGGGAGCCACAGTTAGGGCCGGAAAGCCTGGCGGCGTTTTTTCAACAATGGGAACGGAGAAGTAGCGGGCCCAGCGGCGCCGTTCTTGGTTGATCCATTGTGCCTTGTCTGGAACACAATTAGGTATTGACTTGGGCATGTGTCCTCCCTGGAGAAAGACTTACTCTTGATCTGGATGGGTGGTGTACTCCCGCATGCTTTCAGCAACCCACCCAGAAAAATGGGCACATATGTAATATCGCACTTGGCAAATGTGGGAGAATGCTTCGAAAATGTTAGTAGCAGCCTCTTAAGACGTCGGATGCGAGTGTGCCATCACTCACTTTCAATACATGGAACGCAATATGAGCAAATGGGCTCACAACGTCGAAGTAGAGCGTAATCTTGGGGGCGGCCATACTGTGCAGTCCAGGTAACGCAGTCCGTTACGGGTCTGTCTTGTAAAGCCAGAAGCAGATAAGTCTCTTTATACAGTTCGTCAAACGCGAGTAGTTATCATGAGTGTTGTGGCATCTGATAGTTACCACTCCGCATATGCTGCTGAGTCATGGTCAGTGGGACTGCCGAGGCTATTGCCATTgatgctacggagtacaccGTTACGGAGCACTTCATGGTCTCTGATGTAGACGCCGTATACAGACTTCCCGGCATGTCCAGGCCGCGGTTTCCATCTCCATGGCCATCTGAATATCTCTACGC
The Aspergillus fumigatus Af293 chromosome 4, whole genome shotgun sequence DNA segment above includes these coding regions:
- a CDS encoding putative 2-hydroxychromene-2-carboxylate isomerase, whose translation is MAAPKITLYFDVVSPFAHIAFHVLKHSPTFAKCDITYVPIFLGGLLKACGSTPPIQIKNKAQWINQERRRWARYFSVPIVEKTPPGFPALTVAPQRALCAISKKAPERFVPAVEALFQSYWVEGNGQIGQPEGFGPVLEKVLGKDSTEQILKAMSQYEAKSLLLANTDRAFKSGAFGLPWFECTNPKGETEGFWGIDHLGQVAEFLGLDRSLDKGFRAVL